In Miscanthus floridulus cultivar M001 chromosome 8, ASM1932011v1, whole genome shotgun sequence, the sequence aacAGCGCTgcacagcgcctcgtgctcccggacctcaacatccagcgctgcttgcgctgcgacggaggcctcagccgcctgggaagcctctttctccagatctacgtcgcaacgaaggggcaggagtcaaacgcgaaccggAACAAATGAACGAGGAACACGgtccagcggaacttaccctcggccttgttcttctaggctgagacctcgacccgagaggcctcggccgccttggtagcctctgccagggtgacttttgtcgcctgatgctcactctgctccgcacccagctgcccggccgtggcctttgcagaggccgttgcttcttgggcccgagacctgaaggagtctcgctcctcctctagttccttgatcttcgccaccagAGGGGCAGCCTGGCCCTTAGCCATGACCAGCTCGGCCTgaaggtcagcacaacgaaggcggaggtcctccacttccgcactccgcgccgacaaaagcccctgggcatcggcaagcaggcccctctgccgccggagctggtcccagacaccCCTCTCCCTccgtaggaacaccgatttcccaagggaccgggtctcgagctcctaaaaaggtaaaaaacgcacgtcaaacactgcgaggACAACTCGGCATGAGACACGAAAGTACTTACCCGAGTGACACCAGGCAGGTCCCCTTCCAtgatagtcatcgctgtctgcaacgATCGCACTGCCAGTTGGTGGTactcctcgagggtatcccaacgcCCCCCTCGGCGatgtcttcaagggcgaacacaggctccccctcgggatcagcctggtcccgccagaaaacacgcgggaagttccacccacggggctcgggccgtagcgggGCAAGGGCTGAACTCCCCTCGGCAGGATCTGGGACTTGCTGCTCCGCGgcactggccgcctcgacgtccgccgcctccttccctcgggaagaatcatcagacgagattgtctgaaccaggggcggcgccaaagtttgctccgcctccacctccatcgcctcggtctcgacggacccaggggctctggcctccgccatctctacctcgatggccTCGGAGTCCACCGCCCTGACCTCAGAGGTCTTGGGGGCCCCGGCCTCACtctcaatggcctcggcagtgCTAGACGCCCCAGCCTCCGTCGCCCCAAGACCCACAACATCGCGAGGCATGGGCTccccctcctccactcgctccacggccgcctcggcaccctttcCCTAGGCAGCtacctcctccgaaacggcctcgtccgacgccgcgccacgctgcacgccagcctgtgcctccgctgcctgatgggcggaggagctaacgttcaccttgagcgccttacggggcgccaagggaggatcttccaccagatgcgtctggctggAAACAAAGACACTCCCGAGGTCAGCATGCgatcaaggggcaaacaagaagtactacggactccactggagaagacgcttaccgcgaacggggatgcagccgcttcgacaccgcctgcCTCCTCTGCGACGGTGGCGTgatggcagcagcgcggcctcggtgtccaccagtgccagctggcctccgtcggaccccggGCACCTCCTCGGACCCTCCGCGGAGACAATGGGGtgcccccaccgtcacccgctccatctccaccttcgaacccatcgggctgacggcacgctcctccgacacccgcgcctcgggtgtgtcggcctcggcaCCCGGTACGGGccgccactggccccgggacacctcctcctctcctAGGGAGTCAGGCTCCTTGCNNNNNNNNNNNNNNNNNNNNNNNNNNNNNNNNNNNNNNNNNNNNNNNNNNNNNNNNNNNNNNNNNNNNNNNNNNNNNNNNNNNNNNNNNNNNNNNNNNNNCTAATGAGAAGAGTGACATAGAACTGGTCAGGCGGTCCAAAAAAACAACATTAACATTTATTTTCTAGTTTTCTTTTCCCACGGCCTTCGgatagagaggaggcgaggagtcacgctgcacacagcaCACATTGATCGTGAGTTCACGACATGCACCTTACACATGtggagctggcgagccgcgccgccgcgaagagctatACTACTGAAGACACGGACATGacgcacgaggacggcgaccatgcagggctccacgacgacgacatcttaaTTCTTGGCTTCTTACGAATTACGATCACCGATAAAttgtttaggcccaaggtattttttttctttttctttttaatccaaattaattatttgtatagtattccagacttctaaTATTTtatacccatatagtcatatttttcttctaatttaggtgttagaattttagaatgttacctaagaaatatttgtcatgggtgagaaaagaaaatgaatatattgttttttaatctacattgtttctcgataattatcatacatttataaatatagtgcttaatctacattgttcctcgataattatcggacatgttaaattaaaaatatattattgaatttgctttcgttttgtaaataaaattagtgtctatatattataagattttatatatgGTTAAGAGGGGCCGTTGCGACAAGATTGCCAGAGGGCCTTTAAAATCTGAGGACCGGCACTGCCGAGCAGCCCCGCTggagaaaatggtaaaaaaaatCACGTTAATGCACCACACAGAAGATTCTAACCCTGGCCACTCCTCGCGTAGCATGGGAACTGAATATTAACCAACCTTCGTTAAAATATCTTGTCCtaagccttgtttagatgccattcaaattctaaattttttcactctctctccatcacatcaatttttagccgcttgtatggagtattaaatgtaggtaaaaaaataactaattacacagtttagttgaaaatcacgagatgaatcttttgagcctagttggtccacgattggacaatatttgccaaataagacgaaaatggtactattcattgggttcaaaaaatttgcaaagtgaacaaggccCGGCAATCTAAAATCAACGCAAGCATCAATAAAAAATTGTTTGCCAATGCTAAAAtgatagctttgcttctaccgTTAAAAACcaattgaattttaataaaaCGTTAGAAACACAACTAGCTCAATTAGCGGCCGCTCTCCCATCCTTCGAGCAAGATAAGATCCCTAGAAAACCCAAAGATCATGTGGAATCTGTTAAATTGGTCACAACGAGACTTGATAAGCCTCCACTAAATCAAGCCATGGCCCACTCCTTGACCCCCAAGAAGGATGATCCTGGCCGCCCCAACGATCAAGTGCTCCATCAGACACCCCCCCAAAATTTCTCTGAAGCTTTCTACGACCTTGGTTCAGGAGTAAACatcatgtccaaggtaacatatgataaATTACTATGTGGTCCGTTGTCTGCAACCCGTATCCGTCTATTGCTGGCTGATCAGACCATCTATTTCCCCGAGGGACTTGCCAAGGACATCTTGGTAAAAACTCTGTTAGGAGTACGTTTCCGTGGATTTTGTGGTGCTTGACATGGGAGGAGACGAAGAAACATCTCTCATCATTGGGTGGCCCTTCTCAATGCCACAAACACCTGCATTTATGTGAggttcactactagaaatatccacttctatgacgatcagctttcatcactgaaggagccaaattcgtcataattttagttttatgacgaatttatCACGGAAAACGGTTTGCCATAGAAGTCGTGTCATTCTTTCAATTCTATGATGATTTTAGAAAATCGTCATAGAATTAGATAGATCTATGACAAAAAATGATTgtcatagaactgctttggcatgcgtggcagggggcaGCCACGCTGACGGTTGCTTTCGTTGGACATGCTTGCCACGCAGGCCCGTCCTATTGGGGGGGGCAGCCTGTGCGATGCCCATGGGCCCATGAGGCTGGGGGCCCATGAGGGTACACATATACATGCACAAGCTGTATCCTGTTCAGGAGTCCATGATCACGCGACTCTCCTCTGACTTATCGGCTTCCTCccaggcaccgccgccgccaggcAGCAAGTCGCTGGCGAAGCACGTCTGCACGGTGATCCGCATAGGGCGACGGCGTAttccaggcaggcaggcagcagcaACCAACAAATCACGTATGAATCTCTCATCTCTGTCATCCCTAACCATGTACGACCGACGCTAGAGTATTCAAATATTCAATGTGTCAGGCACTTGACGTATAATTGTTTAATCTTTGTGATTTTTTTGGCTAGCGTATTGATATTATTTGAAATTGCATTTACTAATTGTTTCTCAAAACTAAAATTACTAAAGAACTATTCATAAGAGATGTCAATTTAATTGCAGTTCAGTACTTTAGTATACAGATCAATACCTGCTTACGGGGGTATGGCTAGGCTTCAGGGATTTGATTTGTAATTCAATATTTTTTTATCATGTTAGATGTTGCCAAAGAAACATAAGTCCGGTgctcaaaaaagaaaagaaagaaaacaagAACTTCAATCCAGAGAATCGCAAAAGGGTGCGTTGCATAGGTTTTTTCCAACATCAAGAAATGCCGAAGTCAGTCAAGATCAGGGGCAGGAACatgatcaaccaataatcgcacaAGCTGATGGCAATGATGGTGGTACAGACGAGCAGATTTTAGATGCACAAGCTGATGCCAATGAAGGTGCTACAGGGGAGGAAAATTTAGATGTGCAAGCTGATGCTAATGAAGGTGCTACAGGGGAGGAAAATTTAGATGCGCAAGCTGATGCTAATGAGGACATTTTGGGATCAGGTGAAAATTTGCAGACTTCGGATGATACAGAAAATTTATATATTGACGAACAATCAATGTTGACTATCTTTGATCCTAGGACATGGGAAAATCTTAACAATATCAAAAGAGATATCTTAATTGAGAAAGGGCCTCTGAGAGAGATGGATTTACAATTTCCTAGTGATCCTAGTAATAGGCGTTTTTCATATGCTTACTACTCCAGAAAGTTAACTAATGGAGAGGTTGTTGACAGGaaatggctagtttactgtaaaCATGTGGACAAGGTCTTTTGTTTTTGTTGCAAGCTATTCAAATCAAATCAGAACAATTCTTTGTTAGCAAATGATGGAGTGAGGGATTGGAAGCATTTGAGTGAGAAACTAAAACAACATGAGAACAGTGTGGAGCATCTGACAAATATGAATACATGGAATGATCTTCGGATTAGATTGAGCAAAAATAAAACAATTGAGGATGAAATGCAGCGGGAAATTGCAAAAGAGAAGGAGCGTTGGAGACAAGTTTTGGTAAGAATAGTTTCTGCTGTGAAGTTTCTTGCTAAACAAAATCTTGCCTTCCGAGGAACAAATGCAAAACTTTATCAATCAAATAATGGTAATTTTCTGGCCACAGTGGAAATGATTGCTGAATTTGATCCTGTCATGCAAGAACATATTAGGCGCATTCAAAATAATGAAATCTATCATCATTATCTTGGCCCTAGGATACAGAATGAGTTAATTGCTATGCTTGCTGATGCTGTGAAAAAACATATCTTAAAGATCATAAAAGATGCCAAGTACTTCTCTGTTATCTTGGATTGTACCCCAGATGTGAGTCATGAAGAACAAATGACACTAATTGTGCGGTGTGTTAATATGTCAAGTGCCATTCCAAGAGTAGAGGAATTTTTTCTAGAGTTCTTAAAGGTTGATGACACATCAGGATTGGGGCTTTTTAATGTACTGTTGGATGCATTGCAGTCTCTTGATTTGAACATTGATGATGTGAGAGGTCAAGGGTATGATAATGGTTCCAATATGAAGGGAAAATATCAAGGTGTGCAGGCACGTGTGCTTGAAATTAATCCAAGAGCATTGTATATGCCATGTGCATGTCATAGTCTGAACCTTGTTCTTTGTGATATGGCAAAATCCTGTAGAAAAGCTATTACTTTTTTTGGTGTCATACAACGGATATATGCATTGTTTGCACGATCTACTAAAAAGTGGAAAATTTTGACCGATCATATTGAGAGGTTCACTGTCAAACCCTTGTCTGATACTCGTTGGGAGAGTCGAATAAAGAGTGTGCAACCTATCAGATATCAAGCTTCTCAAATAAGATCAGCTCTGAAAGAGGTGGAAAGAACTTGTACCGAGGACCCAAAATCGGTGAGTGAAGCTGGATCATTGGTAACCACTATtgagaattttgaatttttagttGGTATGGTTATTTGGGAAGATATTTTATCTGTTATCAACATGGTGAGCAAAAAGTTGCAGTCTCCAATTGTGTGCTTGGATAGTACTTTGAAACAGATAGAAGGGGTCATATCATATTTTAAGAAGTATAGAGACACAGGCTTAAGTGCAAGTATTGAGACTGCAAAATCCATTGCATCTAGTTTGGATGTGGAGCCAACATTTCCTACAAAACGTAAAGGTAAAAGGAAGAAGCAATTTGATGAACAAGATGATGAAACTGAAGAATTACAACGGTCAGCTATAGATGACTTCAATGATGACTACTTCCTAGTTATTGTTGATTATGCAATTGTTTCATTGACTAGTCGATTTGATCAGCTAAAGGAATTTGAGAAAATATTTGGTTTCTTATTCAATTCGGAAAATCTAAAGTCCTTGGATCATAGTGATCTACGAGACCGTTGCACAACTTTTGTGAATACTTTTTCTCATGACAACAAGTCTGATGTTGAGTTAGATGATTTGTTCTCTGAGTTGAAAGTGTTGCAAGTAACTTTGCCAGATCAGTTGATGTCAGCATCTGAGATTCTTCACTTTGTTAAAGTTGCAGATTGCTATCCAAATGCCTCTATTGCATATCGGATTCTGTTAACTATTCCAGTGACAGTAGCATCAGCTGAAAGAAGCTTCTCCAAATTGAAGCTACTGAAAAATTGTTTGAGGTCAACTATGCTACAAGAAAGATTAAATGGCTTGGCTATGTGCAGCATTGAGAAGGATATTTTAGATACAATTGATCTTGAAAGTGTTCTTGAagattttgcatcaagaaatgccCGAAGACGCTTTTTTAAAAAGCACTGAAACACCGTAGTTTTATTTGAGGTAACCATCATAGTTATTTTGCCGTTTTTTTATCTTCTTTGTTGTACTGTTACATTTTCAAGAAGAATTAAATATATGCTACAAGTTATATACTTTAATCGTCCTATTCAAATATTACATTACCGGGCCCTTAGTGTCTTACTGGCCCAAGGGCCCATAAAATTTGTGGGACGGCCCTGTTGCCACGTGTACCTGCTATAGCCAGTTGCAATGGAGATGGTTTGGGTATGTGTCACCTTGTTATTGGACAACATGGTCATCTCTAGTTCTTGCACATTTTAGTTTTTTATTGGATCACGTGTCGGGccccctgttgttccacatgtctattttctattggcacacgtgtcaTGTTAAGGTTGGGTCATGTGTtatttcttcattggaccatgtgtcatatttttattggtccacgtgccCGTTTCGTATTTGACCACGTGTCACAGTGTTGTTCGACCACGTTTTGTTTTTTGATTCAGCCATGTGGCTTGATGGCTTCCTTTCACGTGTCAgatttttattagcccacgtgtcgtgccatagctatttcacgtgtcatgcactggttcatccacgtgtcacatttttatttgatcacatggCTTGCCCAGGTTCTACCACATGCCCAACAattaattcatcataaaagtaattcaagatcatcactgctatacagattgactacataattattcgacgatgtctacataattattcaGCATGATAATCAAATACAACAAATTACTATTTACACATCAGCATCAACCCACTTATAATTTCACCACATCAAACCAACACACAagtacacacatcaaaccacaaatatTCACTGCATCAAGCAAATAGAATTGACCATTGAGAGTTACTAGAAGAAGAGCTGAAGCGCATGATACCTCAcgtagcttattgtactcctcctgttgctgtatcttgaactcctcaaactcccttttagtcttttctgtcttcctcttcagttcattCACTTGTTCGATAAGGTTAGCGAAACTTTCCTATTTACTTATTTAGCAACAAGCTGTTCCCAAAGCATTCTCTTCGTCGATGTCTCTGTTCTTGCGAAGCTTGTCggaataccagcattcttcaaaaaaagggtGTTGCTGTTGACCTAGGAGTGGACCTAGCCATGGTAGATGCAAAGGACCGTGGGAACAACATCAGCACTTGTCATTGGTTTGtgcccatcagcaacaggttctgctcgCATAGTTTTTATAGCTTCCTATAAAATTCAAGTAATAAATATTAGGTTGCAGATAGTGGAAGAGAActttaattgaaaacccaagagattagttcataacaagtaacataggtttcatattgatatggattaTAGGGCTGTTTGGATCTTGGCCACACATAGCCATGCTGTGGTGAGTTGTGGCTGTGGCGGGGTTTTCATCCGCCACACTCTTGTTGCTCATTCTCTACTGAGTAAAGCTATGGTAGCCTCATTTAAGTCAGCAACCAAACAGCTGCTCTGGTTCCCGTGGTGAGCCACAGTTTGTGGCATGGAGGCCGGTGGCCatcaaccaaacaccctctacatAAGCACAGCGCACAGGtactgatatggattacatactatGAAATTCAACCAGTAAACAATAGGTTATAGATatagattacataagcacaatgcacaggtattgcaacttcaaaattaaatgatgatgccaaatttAAGGCCCCTTTGGTTCATAGGATTTCTAAAGAAAAAATTTAGGAATCAGTAATCCTATGGAATCTGCACCATAGAGGCCTTGGGTTCACAGGAAGAAATGAGGGAAGGAAAACCATAGGAAAGTTTCCTATCCTTCAACTTTCATagaaaaaacaaaggaaaaaacattCAGTGAAACCTCATTGGATTGGTTTCCTGTGCTTTTCCTGTATAAAACCAAACACCCCATCAAAAAAATTCCTCTGTTTTTCACATGCATTCCAATCATATTCCTGTATTTTTTCTTGTTCCTATGTTTTTTCGATCCTAcgttccaaagggggccttaggatcctaccactattgcttcttttaacagtgcacatgagtttctatttatacaaaggctagagtaataataaaacacaaccatcacttacaaatgattgtagctgtacaacataggagcgagatcctatagcctTGTGGCACTTTACTTTTGCAcagttttgcttgttcttctcatatccatgagtcaactctctagatcatgttgacttcactctcttggactgCCTTCCTTTAGGACTGATATCAGCGCTACCTTTTATCCTACTAGCAGAGCCTCCTCTATGCCTTCTTCGAACCGGATGctaaaattggagaaacaaatttaAGCAGGAACCAtttacaaattgcattgctatccaaacagcaaagcattgcattgctatctaCAACCCCTGGTCCCTCTCACCCAAACTCAATACAAGGTAGAACACGCACCTCAACTGTAAGGGCCACAGGCTCATCTTGTAAATCTAAATATGTTTCTTTTGTATCACTAAATCCCTCAACAACCACCCCTgtttcttccatctttctatgatTCTTTGTGACTTGTGCCTCCCACTCTCGTTCAAAAGCAGTTAGTGTCtattcatctagattacaaaggtatttattaactaaagcttctagcgaATGTCAATGTAAtagagagcaagagtatgcaaataagcacctaactagtaattatagcttatacggaagttattaatccaataaagcaaaTGTCAgcacactcaactataggaaatatgtaaccccatcgctatctacatatcctaggttgaaccactacaatacagcacacatcataaaaggaatttgggtacctcttcctctgtGTACCCTGGCTACGCTTCGTCGTTGGCACAGCCATCTTGTCATCGTGGTCGTGGAACTGGTGCGGCCGGCGTTGACGGAGGGGTACCAGATCTGGCTTCGGCTAGGGTTTGGATCCGGCTGGTCATGATAGGTGCCGAAGTAGGGGATCCAAATCTGGCCTATACCATCATCGAGGCAGTCCTTCTGCCGTCAGCTGACCTGCTATCAACGAATTGAAGGGGATCTGGCTCCGGCTGGGGTTTAGAAAGCTATGAGAGAGGGTGTAGCTGGAGAGTGGAGACTGATGAGTGGAGCTGCTGTGCCAATGGCGCCTAGGGTCCGAAGAGGGGTGGCAGAGGGGATGGCTTgagagtggagaggaaggccatGGAGCTAGGATTTGGAGAGGGAGGAGAGACGGTGGTGGCtggaggatggagatggaggtggagacggtgactccttgcgcttttatgtggccaccacagtaccacaaatgcccttgtctgaaatcaatggcatggtaaacctaatTTCCGAGCAGAGGgaaaaagagagacatctaatttttggtgtGTGTTGGCAGGACTCCTCAGCGCGGTGCGAAATTTTTGCCGAAAATGAAATTTTTGCGTGGGCAGATCTCCCCGTCTGTTTGGGGCCCACCAACACTACAAAATGGAATCCCAAGAAATGgacaaaagaaactcaaaaacTTATGGCTACTTTGGAATGGAGGAGAAACAAGAATTTTGAAGGATCCAAATTTTATAGGAAAAAATCATATGAAGACCTTTGGACCGGCAGCTCTAGCGGGAACCACGGCtccaccgcacgcaagtccatgtTTGAACAGAGGTGGGCGGCGGCCAGGGCTGACACAGCCCCATGGCGAATGCCATGCATCACTACCTCTCGGACCACGCCGGCAGAGCACGGACACGACGTTCAGCTGCTCTGTGATGGTTGAAAGACCAAGAATGAAGAAAACCCTACCAATTAATAAGATGCGATGCCACACAAAATAAGTGAAGATACGGTAATGACAATGCCTTACCAGCGAGCTGCACCTGTGCTTAACCCGCTGCGGCTTCAGCCATGGCCATCTCCCTATCGGCTATGGGAGTGCCGTCTCCATAGCCAAGAAGCACGACCACAGCCGCTCCGTCTCCTGGTTCTCCATGTGGAGAGCCTACCTGGTCATGTCTAGGTCCCACAACATTATCTCCTCCCTTGGATGCTTCTCCGCTGCCATGGTTCAAGCTTGAAGAACGAGGTGCTTGGGAGGAGTCGGCGAGCAGGAAAGGTGAGTTCGCAAGGTTACAAGGCAACTATACTGACTCCCCCATTTTTCCTCTATTTTATAACAGGGGATGCACACAGCCAATGGAGCTCCAGCATATGCCGGGCGATAGCGAGAGGTAAGGTGAGGGCGTGAGGCCACATCTCCATGATCTCTGAGGATCATGCCTTATGAGAAATACGCATCGAGAAATGAGCCGCCAAAACAGAGCAACCAGATAGTTGTTCATATTTTACTGCACTCGCAAGAAAAGTCTGGATGCGGCACATTTGATCTCATTGGACGCTATACAGTATAGAGCTATGATTAAAACTATTGCCAatggagtgcactcggtcacaacatttgtatcagtagcagtagtagtagtcatgggtgggtttgatctgtgttgaacccaactcatcttatttttgtgtatttgataagatttgttgaacttgcaagaacctgtATCAAAGATAATTTTACTTAGAATTCAATTTTTATAATCTGATGCGTGCCTCTGCAAACTAAGAGAAATTGAAGCAAGTCCTCAGTCTGCCCCTTGACTGTCGTGCCTGCTTAGATTAGACCGCACTGtctatacttcataggatcaca encodes:
- the LOC136468898 gene encoding uncharacterized protein gives rise to the protein MHLTHVELASRAAAKSYTTEDTDMTHEDGDHAGLHDDDILILGFLRITITDKLFRPKMLPKKHKSGAQKRKERKQELQSRESQKGALHRFFPTSRNAEVSQDQGQEHDQPIIAQADGNDGGTDEQILDAQADANEGATGEENLDVQADANEGATGEENLDAQADANEDILGSGENLQTSDDTENLYIDEQSMLTIFDPRTWENLNNIKRDILIEKGPLREMDLQFPSDPSNRRFSYAYYSRKLTNGEVVDRKWLVYCKHVDKVFCFCCKLFKSNQNNSLLANDGVRDWKHLSEKLKQHENSVEHLTNMNTWNDLRIRLSKNKTIEDEMQREIAKEKERWRQVLVRIVSAVKFLAKQNLAFRGTNAKLYQSNNDAVKKHILKIIKDAKYFSVILDCTPDVSHEEQMTLIVRCVNMSSAIPRVEEFFLEFLKVDDTSGLGLFNVLLDALQSLDLNIDDVRGQGYDNGSNMKGKYQGVQARVLEINPRALYMPCACHSLNLVLCDMAKSCRKAITFFGVIQRIYALFARSTKKWKILTDHIERFTVKPLSDTRWESRIKSVQPIRYQASQIRSALKEVERTCTEDPKSVSEAGSLVTTIENFEFLVGMVIWEDILSVINMVSKKLQSPIVCLDSTLKQIEGVISYFKKYRDTGLSASIETAKSIASSLDVEPTFPTKRKGKRKKQFDEQDDETEELQRSAIDDFNDDYFLVIVDYAIVSLTSRFDQLKEFEKIFGFLFNSENLKSLDHSDLRDRCTTFVNTFSHDNKSDVELDDLFSELKVLQVTLPDQLMSASEILHFVKVADCYPNASIAYRILLTIPVTVASAERSFSKLKLLKNCLRSTMLQERLNGLAMCSIEKDILDTIDLESVLEDFASRNARRRFFKKH